The Pyrococcus kukulkanii genome contains a region encoding:
- a CDS encoding DUF371 domain-containing protein — protein sequence MMREVIRCRGHPNVKATHRSTLEVTKENYLTPRGDCIICISADKALADLNPKIKEAIRQGKKIKIRIRVGELVDEVIAQGDPRLTLESEVSMVIRKSNYVDGRTLAIKANKAAKDIDRKLIERLKNPNTEAVIEIIVEEEGI from the coding sequence GTGATGAGAGAGGTAATAAGGTGCAGGGGGCACCCAAACGTAAAGGCAACTCACCGCTCTACCCTTGAGGTAACGAAGGAGAACTACCTAACGCCGAGGGGAGACTGCATAATATGCATCTCAGCCGATAAGGCGTTGGCAGATCTTAATCCCAAGATAAAGGAGGCAATAAGGCAGGGGAAGAAAATCAAGATAAGGATAAGAGTTGGTGAGCTGGTGGATGAGGTTATAGCCCAGGGAGATCCAAGGCTAACTCTTGAAAGTGAAGTTTCAATGGTGATCAGAAAGAGCAACTACGTAGACGGGAGGACGCTCGCGATAAAAGCGAATAAGGCCGCAAAGGACATAGACAGAAAGCTCATTGAGAGGCTAAAGAACCCAAACACCGAGGCAGTAATTGAGATTATCGTCGAGGAGGAAGGTATATAA
- a CDS encoding FliH/SctL family protein produces the protein MPNTPPYGYYSYGRRIGQREGYKAGYNSGYRSGYSSGYEKGLNEGYSKGYQEGYSKGYTEGYKKHESEVKQIINTQINKLLYEDILDENVVLEILDKVFSIGGVSGDKLTIALHVLTLLLEGDIYGAKVLREVAQLWDII, from the coding sequence ATGCCAAATACACCTCCGTATGGATACTATAGCTATGGAAGAAGGATTGGTCAAAGGGAAGGATACAAAGCGGGATACAATAGTGGTTACAGAAGTGGATATAGCAGTGGATATGAAAAGGGGCTTAATGAGGGATACTCCAAGGGATATCAGGAGGGATACAGCAAAGGGTATACGGAAGGGTACAAGAAACATGAAAGCGAAGTTAAACAAATTATAAACACGCAGATAAATAAGTTATTATATGAAGATATTTTAGATGAAAATGTTGTTTTAGAGATATTGGATAAAGTATTTTCAATAGGAGGTGTCTCCGGGGATAAGTTAACTATTGCATTACATGTCTTAACATTGTTACTAGAAGGGGACATATACGGGGCAAAAGTTCTTCGGGAGGTTGCCCAATTATGGGACATTATTTAA
- a CDS encoding ATP-binding protein, translated as MIIKFVDREEELKALRERLNSERFELIIIYGRRRVGKTRLTLEAIKGTPHVYYLATEGGNLRHFKATAEKVFPHIKYVKEDWGALLHALKDKVVVIDEFPNLIKENPGIISIFQRVIDLELQNSKTKLVLLGSSVSMIKEKVLSYKSPLYGRRTASLRLRPLSFFSLRDFFPEADTRELVEVYGLTDGIPYYIAQVKLPFWEWLDEEIKSPLTFFRDEVDFLLKYEFSEPTKYRRILEAIAFGKTTLKQIKDFSGLKHSDITPYLRNLIETNLVKREVPVTERPTSKKGRYYLADNFLAFWFRFIGPNLSRIEEGTFSAEEIKESYDSYLGQVFEKVARQFLLRVNKQGKLPFKFTRIGKWWHKGEEIDLIALNDKEGKALFVEVKWRDLNLREVEGIIMDLKRKSELTGIKYEKHFGIIARKIKGKEKLEFAWDLEDF; from the coding sequence ATGATTATCAAATTTGTCGATAGGGAGGAAGAGCTGAAGGCCTTAAGGGAGAGGCTAAATAGCGAGAGGTTTGAGCTCATAATAATTTACGGGCGGAGAAGAGTTGGCAAGACAAGACTGACACTCGAGGCTATAAAAGGTACGCCTCACGTCTATTACCTAGCAACCGAAGGCGGCAATCTAAGGCACTTCAAGGCAACGGCAGAGAAAGTGTTTCCCCACATTAAGTACGTCAAAGAAGACTGGGGGGCGCTTCTTCATGCCCTTAAAGACAAGGTTGTAGTGATAGATGAATTTCCAAACCTAATAAAGGAAAATCCTGGAATAATCTCGATATTCCAGAGGGTGATTGATCTAGAGCTTCAAAATTCCAAGACGAAGCTTGTTCTTTTAGGCTCCTCAGTGAGCATGATCAAAGAGAAAGTGCTGAGCTATAAAAGCCCCCTCTATGGGAGAAGAACTGCATCACTTAGGCTAAGGCCCCTAAGCTTTTTCTCCCTTCGAGACTTCTTCCCGGAAGCGGACACTAGAGAGCTCGTCGAAGTGTACGGACTGACTGATGGAATTCCGTACTATATAGCCCAGGTTAAGTTGCCCTTCTGGGAATGGCTTGATGAGGAGATAAAAAGTCCCCTAACCTTTTTCAGGGATGAAGTTGATTTCCTCCTTAAATACGAGTTCTCGGAACCAACAAAGTACAGGAGAATCCTCGAGGCAATAGCCTTTGGGAAAACAACCCTCAAACAGATAAAGGACTTTTCCGGCCTGAAGCATTCAGATATAACACCGTATTTAAGGAATCTCATCGAGACGAATCTCGTTAAGAGGGAAGTTCCGGTAACGGAAAGGCCGACCTCAAAGAAGGGCAGGTATTATCTAGCCGACAACTTCCTCGCGTTCTGGTTCAGGTTCATAGGGCCGAACCTGTCTAGAATAGAGGAGGGGACTTTTAGTGCTGAGGAAATCAAGGAAAGCTATGATAGCTACTTGGGCCAAGTTTTCGAGAAAGTAGCGAGACAGTTCCTCCTAAGGGTAAACAAACAGGGGAAGTTGCCCTTTAAATTCACGAGGATTGGAAAGTGGTGGCATAAGGGGGAAGAGATAGATCTAATAGCTTTAAACGATAAGGAGGGGAAGGCCCTCTTCGTTGAGGTCAAGTGGAGGGATCTGAACCTGAGAGAGGTGGAGGGTATAATTATGGATCTCAAAAGAAAGAGCGAGCTTACGGGAATTAAATATGAAAAGCACTTCGGAATCATCGCAAGGAAAATAAAAGGAAAAGAAAAGCTTGAGTTTGCTTGGGATCTTGAGGATTTTTAA